In Danio aesculapii chromosome 17, fDanAes4.1, whole genome shotgun sequence, the sequence cgcccccatactgaatgtaaccccaaaccatgatttttccttcaccaaacttgactgatttccgtgagaatcttgggtccatgcgggttccagtaggtcttcttcagtatttgtgatgattgggatgcagttcaacagattattcatcAGAAAATTctacattctgccacttttctaaatgatcaactaaaagtcaagttattatttgttgctctaacaactgagatcaacaacaagacttttgttaggtagtgaacattatattgtaaaatgatttatttttcagaatGCACCAGAATTTATCATGCTGTAGGGTTTAATATTTCATTGATGGTTAGTGTATGTTGTATTGGATTGTTTTAGGTATTAGGAATTAGATATTAGTGTATTAGGTTAGTGTATTTTGATTAGGATTACCTGACTGAAGAGCTCCATTTCATCTGCTGCAGTCTTGATGCTGTTTGTGTTGTACTCAATGTTATAATGTGACAGCAGAAAATCCAGCTGGACTTTAAAATCCTCTAAATTGATTGAATGCAAGGGAAGCTCTGGCATCGATACAAACACCCCTGATGGGTCAAAAAAATAGATTAATGCATGACATATAATGTACTATTCAGTTCATGGATGCACAATATTccttttcattcagcttagtcttcatttcagaggtcgccacagcagaatgaactgccaactattccaatatatgttttaccagcctgatctcacgagaaaacgcaaatattttgcgttttgtcagtttagtggctaattcggagaattcgtacaagttcagtcgtacgaaattgtacgattttaaaaaggaggcgtggcaccgatccccacccctaaacccaaccgtcattgggggatgagcaaatcgtactaaattgtacgaattagatcgtacaaattcatacgaattagccactaaatcaaaaagttacgaattgccgtgagattgtgttggttttacgcagcggatgcccgtccagctgcaacccagtattgggaaacacccataaacactcattctcacacacacacacatacactacactgcGATTTGTGGATTATTTGCTAAATTTAAGTattatagagtgaaagtttaGCATTGGTACGGCACATGTATTGTTAAGCCCATGTAAACATTTCAAGTGAGTGTTtccaaatgtttaaaacaaaaaattttccctgattttaaacaaaatttaacatcaaaatgagtttttttttaccatcaaaATACGCAGGAGATGTCAGATCTACAGCTGTAGAAGTGTGATCTTCAATCCACTCAGTCGAAGGAAGATAATGAACAACCTGCAaccaacaaaatataaaaataaaagcagaatgTCTTTTGTAGTGACAAAGATAATAGACACTAAGAGGGAAATGTAAATCTCTACACTCTAAAGAgtcttattttatacattttttgttatgaGAGCAAATGAgaacataaaaatatgtttgttgtAGTTTGAAGTTGAAATGTTCGCAAAGTCCGAATGTTCGCatgtttaaatgtctaataaaaatcaattaattaaattaaattataaattaaaatgactttttttacaattttgtattaTGTTGTGGAAATCTACCGCCTTATATTCTTTTTAGAAGGTCACGACTTAAATATTTGGCTATATTATTGTGTTTCCTCACATGCAGAAAGTTGTGGATGTGTTTGACGGAGTGCAGATGACATATAAGCCACTGCAGGTAAATGTTGATGTCCTCCTGTGTGATCACAGCGATGGGACTCTCCAAACCCAGCAGCATCTTCTCTCTGGATACGGCAAGACGACGTGCACGATGAACACAATCCTCAAATTCAGCCGTTAAATGTGTGATCTGCTTCTGCATAAAAGGACCAGAGACATGatgaatgtactcattttgtCACTGAATGCACAAAAATATTCAGAATTAAATGCATTCATTTAGTCACTAAATGCATATAATTACTCAAAATTCCATGTATTAATTTAGCCACTGATTACATCAAATATTCTGAATTTCATGCATACATTCTGTTACTGAAcgcacaaaaaaaatcaaaaattgcatgcatttatttttctattgAATGCATAAAACCACACAAAATATCATGCATTAATTTTGACACTGAAGgcataaacaatatttaaaattccATGCATACAATTTGCCACTGAATGCATAAAAATTTTGAATTTCATGCTTCATTTTTgccaatgaatgaacaaaaatattacaaattacatGCATGAATTTTGCCACTGAATACAAAAAACCACTCTAAATATTATGTATTCATTTAGCCACTAAACGCATAAAATACTGAAAATTCCATGCATTAATTTTACCACTGAATGCaataaaatattcagaaattcatgcatttattttgccactgaatacataaaaaaattacaaatttcatGCATTAATTTTGTCACCGAatgcataaaaatacaaaaatatcatgaattaatttacacaaaatgcatacaaaatacaaaaaattccATGCATTCATTTTGCCACATAATGCacacaaatattttaaagttcatgcattcattttgccACATAATGCacacaaatattttaaagtttatgcattcattttgccactgaattaataaattttaatatttgacttaatttttactctgaatgcattaaaaattctgaaaattccatgcatttattttgaaactaaatgcataaaaaaatctgaattttatgcaatcattttaacaatgaatgcacaaaaatattacaaatttagcATTACTTTTGTCActgaaagcataaaaatactcaaaatatcACATATTCATTTTAACACTGAATGCATAAAAATCCTGAAAATTCCACGCTTTAATTTTGCCACTGAATGCAGACAAATATTGAGaaatttgtgctttatttttgccactgaatgcacaaaaatattacaaatgtcaTGCATTAATTTTGCCACTGAATGcataaaatactcaaaaatacagaaaattccATGCATTAATTTTGCCACTAAAACTGCATGAAATATTTTGAAGTTCATGCATTAATTTTGCCActgcacaaaaatattaaaaaaatattgatacaATTCCGTGCATTAATATTACCAGCGAATGTAAAACAAATACCAAAAATTCCACACATTTATTTTTCCACTGAATACATAAAATATTCAGACTTTACTGCATTCATTTTGCCACTGAATGCAAAAACAAATCAGGCATTAATTTTGTCACTGAATGCATAAAAATACTGAAAGTGCTTTGCATTCATTTTGctactaaatgttttaaaaatattttgaattttatgctttcattttgacattgaATGCACAAAATGAATACACCACTGATTGcataaaaaattatcaaaaaatcATGCATTAATTTTGACAATGAACGCATAAAAATATTCAGAATTTCATGGATAAATTTTGCCAGTGAATGAACAGAAATATAAAACTTTCCTGCATTCTTTTGCCCCTAAATGCATACAAATACTCAAAAACAATTGAATATTCATGCCTTAATTTTGTCACTAatagcaaaatattattaaaatattcatgaATTTATTTTGCCACTGAATACATAAAATCATACGCATGAATTTTCCaacaaattgaaaaaatatatataatgcattcATTTTGACACCAATTGCATAAAATAATTGGAATATTATGCTTACTTCATACTGGGGATGTAGTTTCTTCAGGACAGTGGAATGGCGGCCAAATCTCCTCCATCTGAGCATCAGCTGGTACTTGCACCGTGCCAGTTTATACGCTTGATCAGTGTAAAACTGAGCCAGAATGATCAGAAATGTTCATTAAAGAAGACTAAACTGGTCAAATCAGTTTATTTACAGCAGCTTTACAAGAATAAACGGAATCAGTGATGACAATTTCATCAAATATACACTCTCAAAAACAAAGGTAGAAAAACTGTCACTTTTTCATAGGGCACACGTTTCTATTTTTAGGTACCATTATGTACAATCTGTAAGAATACCTTCCTTTGATGAACCAATTTGAACTCTTTTGGTAAAATTGtgtatattttgaaaatatacCACCCCAGTCACAGTTCTTATACCTTTATTTTGGAGAGTGACCAATTAAAAAGccaaaggcaaggcaagtttatttatatagcacatttcatacacagaggcaattcaaagtgctttacataaacaggaattaaagagacaagtataagaaaaaaaaaaataataaaaatggtaaataaaaacataaaaacagacaaaatgtgttataaaataatgaaaaagaagagaaaaacataatagtgcgatctgtcggacgtagcacagtgctcattcagtaaaggcacagctaaacagatgtgttttcagtcttgatttgaatgtggctactgttggagcacatctgatcatttctggaagctgattccagcagcgagggccgtagtagctgaaagctgattcaccctgctttgactgaactcttggaatttctcgtttatttgatcctaatgatctgagtgatctgttaggtttgtattcagtgagcatatctgtaatgtattgagctcctaggccatttagtgatttatagagcagtaataatactttaaaatctattctgtatgtaactgggagccagtgaaaAGACcagaggacaggtgtgatgtgctctgatttcctggttctggtcagaatcctggcagcagcgttctggatgagctgcaactgtctgactgtctttttggggaggccagtgaggaggccattacagtaatccaccctgctgctgataaaagcatgaacaagtttccctaagtcttcactggaaacaaagcatctaattcttgcaatgtttttgagatgatagtatgctgatttactaactgctttgacatgactattaaaactcagatctgactccttagtcacaccaagattcttgaccttattttttgttatttgacccttagagccaaggtacgcattcaccttgagaacctcatctctgttacCAAACGCAATGAcatcagttttctctttgtttaactgaagaaagtccaattgttaatttcatcaatgcattggcagagggtgtcaatagtagtcattaggcagtaaggctaggtagatctgagtgtcatcagcatagctgtggtaggagatttggttctttctcattatttggctcagagggagcatataaaggttgaacaggagaggtgccagaatcaagccttgtgggactccacatgtcatgggtgtccaccttgaactatggtcacctatactgaaatggtaacctctcccttcaaggcaagatctgaaccatttgagcccaacccagacagcccaacccagttttccagcctatccagaagtatgctgtgatcgacagtgtcaaatgcggcactgagatcgagcaataccagcactgttagtttgcctgaatctgtatttaggcggatatcattgattatctttataagggcactCTCTGTAcagtgatgtggtctgaaaccagattgataaaaGACAAAAGAGTATTTTTTCTTCTCAATTCAGTGCCGTTCAGGGTTCAAAATAGTTGTGTATTATGAAATGAGCTCAATGAAACAGACCTGATGCAGCAGTAAAGGCAGACCGTCGGCTTTGTGCTCTTGATTCAGACAGATCTCCATCTCTCTCTGAGCCACTTCTGCTTGAGAAACTACAGGCTTAGTGGACGACACCTAACATTTACATCAAAGACAGcattaaatgtcaaataaaccACCGCAGGCACACGGAGAAGCTAAAAAacgttaaaggggacctattatgccacttttaacaagatgtaaaataagtctctgatgtccctaaagtATGTGacatttcagcttaaaataccacacagataatgttttataactctttgaaaatgccccttttaggctttgatccaaattgtgttaTTTCGgtcactgtcgctttaaattcaaatgagattgtgctctttttaaaagagggtggagcaTAGTGGCAGACTCAAAAGCAATGCTcggtcccaattcgcatactatccgtcctaaatagtatttgaaagtagaattagtatgtcccaaatcgtactatgttgaaaagagtatgccaaaggttccagTATGGTTTACTCTTTCCtgtaaaaactcgaagtgtagaagagtccatactctaaccgctgatattgaccacaatacattgcgcgtaggacgtgaattcgatttagaactacaaacgcaggtgaaaagtgtaaacaaacttcaaacatgatggatgcgcgagaccaaccgtcaagtagagaggcttcggaaAAGATgcttgtatgactgttaattaacatctagcccactggaacatgttttaattgcgttttctgtgttatatttcatctgcaacaacgaTACTGAACTTATCAAaacatctgaatgcagaattatcgaaacacctgaggagatttctctgcatgaaagactcgtgaatgggagattaacctgttGCTGCTGCTTCTTCTCCAtaaggtaaattaaatatgaaagaaatgtggatgatgtgtggatgattgacagggctcgtaactaagcaacacaacgatctgttaatgaggaagtagtatgtcccaaaagcttgcatactcttctgttatacactcaaaagtgtgtacctttccttcacaaaaaaagtacgtacttttagggtgtagtataagtatgcgaattgggacgcagcacaagattaacatcctatgctaatgaaggagagattgtcactagtgggcggggcttccccctctgatgacacgtacaaagagtcaaagtgtttctgcagactgtttttatcaagtgggattataaaatatataattaataaatttttacctTTACATATTGgctatatttacacactgttaccacacaactgtgtttaaaccccttacaaaaggtgagttttgcataataggtcccctttaattcaacctaaaaaactgtaaaaaaaactcacCTGCAGCGCTTTGTGAAGCACCTGCTGTCTCTCCAGACGAAAGTAAGATGCATCTTTTGGAATATGGACAGAGCTGAAAAGGACAGCAAAACGTGATTACATATAATTTATCAATTTTTAGTGCTGAGCAAAAATTAATCGCAATAATTACTCGGATAAATCGCATCCAaaagaaaagtttgttttgatttaaacgtgtgtgtgctgtgtttatttAATATGCGGATATAAATACGCACATGTATGcatatatttgaatttttttcatttatatttagatataaattaaGCATGGATAGGATACAGATTATCcataaatttaaatatacatgtaatacaattgttttgtgtaattttgtttttataaatgtgattatacaacagttctgtcaggttctcgaatctgattggctgatagccgtgagatattaaagtaatatcagcactcctCAGCCTCTTCAccattgtgtattactccgcccacacaagtggcaagcagaggagtacagtttgacaaatattgctgctgttggacaacataatttattttgaggctttttaagccagattgtagttgtttagattgcaactatgcagtttatttataaggatagtgcctatttttttcttaaaattcaTAATTTCGGCGcgcatcagcctgtcatactaagcactgcaaagacggttgacgttccaccacaagatgggaACAGAGACTGCATAAGTCCTTATAATCAGAGTAACATTCAGCATAAACTTcatactacagctgatcaaatgattataaatcaggtaaatgacattctaaattgatctctctcttttgcatgttgtagtgctgtatttacaccgAAATAATCTGGcagtgtttgtttgctttggattttcagggttaattattgtgatctctcaattgcaacagagaaatactgggacatttctgtagactgatggcatttcatgccgttcagccttataatcttaaatgttttgttatcactttagacattacgctagagaatcattcaaatactagctctaaagtgacgttgtcagctgcagatgttaatgaatggaagaaagtagttcataCGAAAggactttcttttttatatacacgattatgtcatcaaactgttgtataaacgcaatatcacactcatagcaatgcgatatggctgtatattgtcactggtgggacactaaggcactcggctgGCAGCCTCAAGCCAACGCACatctcccaccagtgctgatatacagccatatcgcactgctactcgtgtgagtTTGCTCATGTAtcacataaacataataaatatatatatataatacacacacatacaatatattatgtcaaaacaaacttttattttggataatCTTTGCCTGGCACTagcaattttaaataattaaataaaacataattaagtaAAGATTtcgctaaaaaaataaaataaataaataaataaatagaaagtaaATCAAATATCcatgaaattattaaatatatgatATGTATGTTTACTGATGTTATGCAATCAATTTTAGTTACCTGAAATAAAGCTCAAGCAAAATCAAGTTAATGAATAAAACCATGAATAAAActtaaatacatacataattcAATTAATAACATCTGTTAACGACTTATTAATGAAAATGATAATACTTATAAGTGCAATCAGATGTCTGACCTGTATGGTTTTGAGGATATTTGATGTAAAATGTCCTTGTCCTCAATCGCAGTCCTCAGAGAGTGAATCTGAGCTCTCAGTTCTTCTTCCAGCTCCTCCACCTTCACTGGCGAGCTGTAGGTCTGTGACATCTTCACTTCTCACAACAGCTGAATGAACTCGTGTATTTGTTAAACTTACTGTATTAGACATACACGTAAATGAGACTGCAAGGTGCGCGCTCAAATTATAGATAAAGAAAAcacgcacgcgcgcgcgcacaaAAGAACTTTACAAAGTATTCCATACGTTCCAAACTTTCGTTACAATGTATCAGTGTTTGAGTCGTTGCTATAGTGACGCCAGACGCGCGCTTGAattatagaaacacacacacaaacaacaaagtATTCCATTCGTTCCAAACTTTTGTGGCAATGTGTCAGTGTTTGAACCGTTGTTATAGTGACACCAAACGCGCGCCTCAAAGGAATGGCGGTAAATCACGGCTACAACAGTGCTTATAATTAAGTCTAGATGgtatacagctgaggatactcacatcaataCAGCATAATTttgtgacattcattcattcattgatttttcagcttagtccctttattaatcagggctcgccacagcggaatgaaccaccagtagTTGTTGtagaattattattgttgttgttgttgttatttttaccgTTGTccttttttactgtcattatttctatcattacattactatcattgttgtcactccttaagACTGATATGTTTCTGTCTTATTTATATCTATGTTATTTGCTTCATTTAATGATATGTGTGACCTATAATAATTTTCAACTTATGCatgttgtataatatatatatatatatatatatatatatatatatatatatatatatatatatatatatatatatatatatatacacacacacacacacacctgccagtacctgactgttttgtttttttcttgcatTTGTATGTGATCCAAATTT encodes:
- the LOC130244116 gene encoding putative uncharacterized protein C6orf183; protein product: MTVKKDNVKMSQTYSSPVKVEELEEELRAQIHSLRTAIEDKDILHQISSKPYSSVHIPKDASYFRLERQQVLHKALQVSSTKPVVSQAEVAQREMEICLNQEHKADGLPLLLHQFYTDQAYKLARCKYQLMLRWRRFGRHSTVLKKLHPQYEKQITHLTAEFEDCVHRARRLAVSREKMLLGLESPIAVITQEDINIYLQWLICHLHSVKHIHNFLHVVHYLPSTEWIEDHTSTAVDLTSPAYFDGVFVSMPELPLHSINLEDFKVQLDFLLSHYNIEYNTNSIKTAADEMELFSQVLYVFRTVFKQQEEMKIFLQYDSTEATDRRFGRKSPNMTLRKQASWIPHIQMKPKRDPWLQKQMAKLKELRSMDELLQMHSSLLEDSDLHKVTDALKKFITSVCQPEASSLTDTSDVWRNIHNTANMLQVTTRQTSHLPKYPDQKPSEKKSKG